The genome window GTCTCCCACATGCTGTCTCTCCGGGTTTTGTGCTGATGAAAAAGCACTGTTCTCAGGAGTAAAGGTTTTAATCTCAGATTTGCTTCTTACTTCCTGAGTGATACCATACAAGCTAACTGtactttctgagcctcactttcctcaggTGTAAAATGGAAATTCCTCTTTTGCATATTTCACATGGGGTTGGTGAGACTCAACTGAGAGATGAATACAAGGAAGTATTTATTAAGAACAGCATCCAGGGACCTGTgtataataaataaatcaagCTGAAATAAAGCAATCTTCTCATAAGATTGTATCATGTAtttctgaaataaagaaaaaaaaagctggaacAGTCAGTGTGGTCTAAAGGGGAACAAGGTAAGCAGTTTAAATACATTAAAGCAGGTGCCATCTCAGTGACAAATGAGTGATGGTAATCAACTTATTTTTATAAGATCTGAATACAAATTGGTCCAAACGACATGCCAAAGATTGTAAGGCTAAGACCTCTcatactactttttaaaagagttaaGATAAAGTGAGCACCTGAGCTAGTACATACTCCACAGAGAGACACAAATGATACACTCACTTGCTAAATTACTGTTAACTGCCCTCAGATTTACATAGATAAATTCAGGTCAAGGAGTGTGCCTCAAACATTTGAAGATTCAGGTGGCTGTATGTTCTccgttttgtttgttttggttacaGCAGTTGCTGATTGGGATTTAACACTGTTGTATTTGAAGGCTACAAATCTTATTCATCAAATGAAACCAGTGATTATGTGTACCAAATTAAATGTCCCCAAACAATAATTTTTTGCTTGTGAAGAAAGCTGCCTTTATTGGAGTGCACTGACCACAAGACATGAAAGCCTTTTCATGGTTAGTCGATTAGTGGCAACATCCTAGAGAAACCCCACCAATTTCTTCACCTCCTGGCACACAGGATATGCTAATTCTTTGGCTTTAACTGACCCAACTCGTAAAACCTTCTCTAAGTGGCCTTTGTCCATCTTCAGCTTTTCAATTTCACTCTTAATTGGAGCAAATTTCTCAATCACAGCATCTGCCACCACCAGCTTGTAGTGTGCAGTGTCCATGCCAGCACTGTGGCGGACCACTTCCTCCACAGAGAGTCCTGTCACTGCGGCATGAATGGCAACCAGGTTGGACACACCCCTGCGGCTGTCCGGGTCGTAGGTGACCTCCGAGGTGAAGTCCGTCACAGCCTTGCGGAATTTCTGTACTATCTCCTCTTGGCTGTCTGTTATTCTGACAGTGGCCAGTTTATCAGGATCTGATTTTGACATTTTGACAGAAGGATCACGGAGGGATTTTACCTTCTTCATGGATGCTAGGTAAAAACACCCCAGGCAcatgtcaaaaacaaaaacaaaacaagaaaacatgaacaatattaaaaaaaatcaccaggaATGTCAGTATTTAGACCTTAAAAAGTGCCAAGAATactgactttattatttttatctggTATATTATCTCTATTATGTTATATTCATACTATATTTATTTTGTAGTATACTTATAcatattatttctatttgaatatataaatatgaaatactgtgaaaaattcaAGCAATTTATGTAAGCATGAAAGTAAAGGTCAtctgaaatatgtatatataatgtataacaaaatgtatacattttgttAATCACATTTTCTTGCACCTTTCAGtgaatacatacacataaaaatatataatcttaCACAAATGAAATTATATCATATAGTTTTTCCTGTGTATCACAAACCAGTGTTATTAATAATTGCCCATTTTATGGCTATTACGGAAACATAAAGTTTAAATAGGTAAAATAGTAATAGGCCAAAACATTAACATACTTCTTATTCCTAAAAGAAGGTTGACTTCAGTGCATGGGGTACCCTGAATTTGTGTGAACTGTTGGAATGACTTAGAAATTATACCTGCCTTATGCTTCTAACTTGATACTTGGCACATGTTATCCCCTTTAAAATGCTGTCAGCTTAATGAAGACAGACAGAGATTAGGTTCCATGAAGCTTGCCCCTGCCATACATTTACACTGCTACCAAAATATTGATAGAGATTTACAACTTCTTTCCTCAAGAAGATTCCAGACTAGCACAGCCTTGAAAGTTGCAGTTGAGGTTTCAGATTCAGTAAGTAGATTGTATATTCCATCTTGGCTGTACATTTAAGAAGTCGGAGTGTAAGAATTAccaatttcttattttatctagATTGATTCAGCAGTTCTCTTGTGCATTTAGTTTTATTGTGACTAGGGAAGGCAAGGTAAACTGGTTTTGAAATCAAAGAGCTTAATTGTAGAGCTCAGCTTTGCCACTGTCTACATACACAACTCGGACGTAGAATCAGCCTTGccatgccttagtttcctcatcgaTACAATAGGGAAGAACACCTGTTCTACCAAGTGAAacgtatttatatatatatatttttcattataaagtattatataatttaccttatataaactatatatatatataaactaaaaaGAACCATTTTCTTATATACTACTTTATAATGAAAAtggttatttttagtttttagtctcttctatacttttctattttggttattttattcaATAATCCAATGAAGTGTACCAGTCCTACATTACAGAAAAATATGGAGATTCTGGTTACAAATCCTGAAGACTGTCCATGAGAAAGCCAAGTTTAGACCCAAGAAAGTTCCAAGCCTTGGTCCATTATCCAATCTTCTTTTCAAAACACACCTTGATTTAATACTCTTACGTTTGTTACTTACTTAGGATGGATTTGGGCACTGGGAAGAACTCCCCATACTTCTTGTTAAATCCTCGTGCTAGATCCTGAACTAGCTCCATGTGCTGGACTTGATCTTCCCCGACAGGAACGTGTGTGGACCTTTAAtaaaagccagacagaaaaactCAGCAAGGCTCCTGCTTATACTGCAACAATATTGCAAGCAGCTGCATTTCCCGTGCCTATTTCACTGTTGGGTGTTCAACAAATGTTCACCAACTACAGAGGGAATGTCGAGACCTAAGTCTTTACCTGTGTATCGGACTAATGCCAAAGAGACGTTTGTCTACTCTAGTTCTGTTTCTTCCATAGCGGAAGAATACAGCCATCAACACCAGTGTGATAGGATCTTGTGGGGAAAGAGAAATGGTATCTTAAATAGCATATGCTCTAAGCACAGCTGTATTTTAAAACCACTCCTCAGTACATATTATCCTAGCCTTGAGCAGACGGTTTTTACTTCAGAGCTTGTGCTCACACTTGAAAGATACTCCATCCACTCTTCAAATCAAAGATGGCAGAAGGTTCTTCAGGAAAgaattttttctccctgttatacAGGGAATAGCTCAAGGTCTTTCTGGAATACGTGCCTACATTTTCAAGTAAATTGCAATTACAGGACAATGAATATGCTGCAGAGAAGTTAATGAATAAAATCTATCAGTACAAAGTAGACGGATCTCAAAAACAATGTTGAAttaaaaaagcaagttgcagaagaCATGTACAATACACTGACATTCATGTAAATCTTAAAAGTGCATATGAGCATACAATATATAGTTTACAGatgcatatataaatacaaaaactcCCTAGAAGCTCCTCCACAAACTCAGGGCAGAAGTTGCCtccagaaaggaggaaagagaatgggtctggaaaaggaacaaagaagatCAGGATTTTATCctgtgatattttatttaaatataaagatgtgaaacaaaaactatcAGGATATAGGGATTTTATTTGTAATCATTTTAATACCATATGTAAATTTTCAATGTTCGATCACAATGAGGTCTGTCAACAAGGGGCGTTAACAGCTATAGAAAGTCTTGATGGGAAAAACTTTATACAGGTATCCCCTGCTCTTCAGGCATTTGTTAAGccattttgcttttatgaaagacctacattagcAACTGTTTTCGCTAGcgtgaaagaaatacaaagagtattttcactttcatgaaAAAAGGTGAACAGCAAACAGCATTCAGCGTTGGGGTTGCAGCGAGAGCCATTAAACAGGCAGCGCGCACCCAGCACAGCCAGCGGCACTGCCACGCCCCTTCCCTGGAACCACACTGGGCGCCTCTCAGCGTCAATCCGCCCTAGCTttgaactgtgtgagcaatctgGGCTTTATCTCGTTTTATTTGGTGcatcctaaggtatcagaaaaaccCGAGAGGTTATTTTTTTGGGGTCTGGCAACGCTCAAAGAATTTTCCATTAAATTAATTGGTGctttgctttatgccattttggcttatgaaagttttcataggaatgctctacttttgGATAGCATTCTCCTCGTTTCCTCCCTGTAGTTAAATATTACGGGCAGGAGATGGGTGGTTTTAGTTCTTTAATGCTTGGTTGAGGAGTTTACATTTGATAATACAGTAAGTAAAGTGCTGTAGTTTCTTGATCAAGGAAATTTAATGTCCTGTGAAAACAGCATCCTTAACGTGAACTTGGATATTTCCATGGTACCTGTACGTTCTGACTGGAAAAATAACAGCTTTACAAAtcagccacaaaaaaggaaaactgctaGAAAACTATGGCACTTTACTATAGAGAGGAGAATCTCCTAGCCAAGTAGTTAATTAGTGGTTCTTGAAAAACTGGAAGAGATCTTCTTATTTTCCTGTTAATTACTCTCCACAGACTACTGGTCCATTTAATAAAATTGTCTAGAGCATAGGAATTGATGTTAGTTTTGACTAGTGTAAAGACAACCACTATAATAAAATACTtgagaacattttgaaaaatttgaaatatccCTGCAATCATTTTTTTTGCAAATTACTTTCGTCTTTGTTGTCTATATAGatgcatattttttatatatgcagGCCATCTTTTATGTTAACATAAGACACTTCCCATGTTTCTTTGTGTTCTTCATTAATAGAATTTTAATAGCTTGCGTAAGAATGTTCCATTACTACAGTTAGAGAACCATAAGGAACTTATTTTATGGCAGATTCTTTTGAATATTCATATAGTGGGAAATTTTGATTtgagtaaaaaaattatttcttacaatAACCCAAAAGTCCTGTGGAGACAAAGCTGGTGAATGAATGTTCAATGCTTTCTGGTCAAAACAAGGTATGACTGTCAGTTGATGAAACTTGTATTTGTATcataaaatattctgtatatatatccaaaagaaatgctGATAAATGTTTTGATTATAGGCATTAAGAATAGGTTTCAAAGTAACTCTTTGAAACTTCTTTTGCACTtaactaataaaaagaaataaaatatatttattaaaaatcccTGAAAATTAGCTATATTTTCACATGGTCCCTCAAacacagttgtgtgtgtgtgtgtgtgtgtgtgtgtgtgtgtgtgtgtgatacagTATAGCATTTATTTAAGAGCATAGGTTTTGGGGTCAGGTTAGCTTCAAATTCCAACTCTGCTACTCTCATTTTGTGTGATTTTGAGTAAATTATAGAATATCTATCATAGGCAACTTTCCTACTGTAAAATAGGAGTAATAATATTTACCCTATACTATTGTGGTGGAGATGAAATAGGACAATGCATATAAAGTgctttagcacagtgcctgaaatTTGGTATGTCTTCAAATGATATCCACAAAATAGAATTCTAAAGTGGTATATTGTATCTCAGAAAGCTGCTTAAGACACACTCCCTATACAAGTAGAGTTTCACTCCTTACCTGACTCTGATTCCAAAATCTCTCTACCTTGGCCAAAAGGAGGGCAGGTTGTGAGAGAAAAGAACGCTAGGGTCATCATGTTACTATTAACGAAGTAGATAGTTAAGAGCTgatgtatatttatttacttatgagTAAATTTtcaaaggagaataaaaagaaaacagtatcagCACAGAGCAATGTGTtggcttatttttctccttttgtcccCCAGGTGTTGACACTGCTAAAAACATTGTCTTGGCTCTCTGGTTCTTTCCCACCATTGAGGAGCTTATTAACTTCCACATGAGGATCCACATATCTCTAGTCTGATTTCTGAGGTCTCTAGCTCTGCCATCTCTTGAAGGATTAGGATTGTATCTTTGCCTTCCTACTAGAAAATGGCACTAAATATCCCACATTTACTCCCAAACTCAACACTGAAGAATCAACATTCCAGTTTTGAAATGATGTGGGCATTGTGTCTAAGACAACCTGTCTCAATTTCTTACTAACATACCCATGaagacagagaaaatataaataactgaaAACCAGCATCAAGAGTTAAAACTAAGGACAGAATTTGAGAAGACTATCCATTGACTGTGAAGATCAAtagaactgaaataaaaagagTAACTGAGCTTCTTGTGGTATCTACTCAGAGCAAATGTTCCATTGCTGGAAACCTCTCCCAACTGGGGATAAGGGcagacagccttctactgcagcCAGAGTGATGCTAACCCTTTTCTCCTCATCAGCCTGATTCTGTCCACATTCAGTCATGACAGCAGTTCTCAGAAAGTAACAGACAAGCAGTGGAGGCAGCAGGAACTGGTCACAGGGCAGTGTATTCTCATAAGAGTGAGAACATAAATCCTATGAGCACAAAGATTTATTTGTCTTGCCCCTACTGTGCCCCAGGACATAGAATGTTTTCTGGTGAGGGCTAGGCAGCAATCAAGgaatatgtgttgaataaatgaatgaatgaaaaagtaaagATGAGAGACTAAAGCAGGATAAGACCAGAGAGCAGGTATCCTGGTGACCGTTCTTTTTCATGTAACACATCTATTTAGAGAGTGAAAGAGCCAGGCAGGCAGTAGGAGAAAACTCCATCTCAGGCCAGCAGTAAAGTTGAGTGACACAGGCAATCACATTAAGAGTGCAGCACACTGTTCTGAACAGGAAACTCAGCTGGCATCCAGGTAGTCAGAAACCAGAATGCAAGGGCCTTTTGTAGATTTTTGTCTATTGGCAAATACCATTTCAGGATTGTTATCTTGTTGCCATATGGATTTTAAAAGCCCAACACATAAAAATtggacaaaaaaacaagtaaaagacCCCAAAGTGGGGCATATAAAAATACTGTGGGACCAGGAAAAGGAAACTTTACCCTTCAGACCCTGAGGAAGATGTAAAATGAACTTCTACAAGAATAgatagttcattttgttttttaaagaaaactgcttCATGACTTCAATAGGATTCAAAAAAGACAAGGCTGTTATACAACAAGGGCAAGAAaccacaaaaggagaaaaatacaggTGGTGACAGGAAACAATACAATGAACAGAAGTGAAATAGAGAAAGCCTAACACAAAATGGAAGAATCAAGAACAGTGAGAAGAATCCTAAGGACAGGTCTGATTTAAGGTGACAGTCCTCCTAAAGGAAGACCTCAGGACCATCTGAACAGAGCAAAACCTAAAACTGAAGGAAACTTCAAGGAGTCAAACACAAACAAGTAAGCAAACAAAACTGAGTATGAGTGTGGAGGGGCTCAACAAGTTTCATGAGAAAACACTAGAGACTCACACCAAAACACAGCCCAGAAAGAATTCTGAATTATAAGGTTAAAGAAAATGTCCTATATGCCACagtcagaaacaaaaacaaaaatagggaaAACAGATTAATAATACAACAATGGAACAATGTTTACAGGATTGAGAGAAAAAGGTAGTAAAAACCTAGCCAAGCTATCTTTTATGTGTGAACTATAATAACTGCTATAATGATAATAAAGTAGATAACAGCAATTGAATAAACACTTCTTATTTATTGTACATTTTGCTAAGTACACTTTATGCATTATTATGGTACATAATCCCTTTTTAGAGATGAAGCATGTCAAACAGAAAGAAATTCTCTGGCATgaaaaagactgggaaaaatTCTGACTCAAAAGTAAGGACACAAAAACTCAGAAATGGGGAGGCTGAGGTATAAAAACTATGAACACCAAAACTATAAAGTCTAAATTCTGGCTacaaattgaaatagaaaataatgtaatCTAAAACCAATCCACTTATAACAACAATCTGTTGAAAATCCCAGGGAGTATGATCAAAAGGGAGTGTGAGCATAGGTTGAAGATCTAAAACCAGTCATGTAAGATGCCAGCCTCCAGTGTCCCTGTGACAACCTCTAAACAGAGCATACCTGCACCTTCCATTTTTCACTATGAAGCTTCTCcattctcctgcctgcctttgagtctctgcAAAACACAAATGATGACTCCCTTACTCTAGCAAGCTCTGAATTGTATTTGGGTGGTCTTTGCTTAATGACCTAAAAGTGTAACCACTGTACATGATTAATAATTTTTCACTTGGAGAATAGTCAACAAATAACTCAAAGAATATTTCTGAAAAGTGAGAAAAGAATGGACACTGGTCAGACAATATATGACAAGAACACTTGATCCAAACTTCTGGAGCAACCAGCTCAGGAAGTCACACAACCTCTACAGCAACTGGTCCAGAATAGTCAAGATTCAGTCAATGATTGCCAATGTCCCAATTCTTTGTCCTCACTTTGTCCAATGTAGGACCAACCAGAGAAGTCAAAGATGCTCCCCAAACCAATCACATAAAATGCCCCACTTCTAGTTAGCCAACCTCCAGTTTCCCTGTGAGAACCTCTAAACAGAGCATACCTACACCTTCCTTTTTTTACTATAAAGTTTCTCcattctcctgcctgcctttgaTGCAAATGATGGTGGCTGACTCCCTTACTCTAGCAAGCTCTGAATACCCcgtttgtttgttttgggtggTTTTTGTTTAAAGATGATCACTACtagaataaaaaaagatacagGGAAAGAAAACATAGTCTATACAGCCAGACACAAAACAAGGAACCATGAGAATCAGAATTATTTAATAATGTGGAAAAATACAAGATAAAAAACCAGAATGtaaattttttggaaaatatataaaacatgcaTTCCCACACAAATAGAGGCCACAGTGGTTACAGTGGGGACTCAGGCATTGGGCAGTTCTGGGGTCAGATTTTTGCTCTGTCACTTGCCAGCTAGACCTTCTCAAGTCTGTTTTCCACTTTAAAAACTGACTAATAGTTGTTCCTACTTATGGGATTGTTTGAGGGGTGAGTATAATAACATGCAAAGTTGCAGTCtagtgcctggtatatagtatGCAAATAAGAAATATCAGCTTAAAAAACTGACTTGAAGAAATGTACCAATATGTtaataagaatagaaatagcagtaatttttaactttttcctaCTGAATATAAGAAAGAACATTTAAAGTATATTAGAACATTGGAATGAACCTGTGGGAGACTACTTACTCTCCCACTAGACCCTATAAACAGAAAATGGATTTATGTATCCTGGATAGTCCACAGTTTAGATGTCTAAGTCGGGGGTATGGACCTGCTGAACACACTGCTCATCCATCTTGCTGGAATGTTCCTTCCTTAGCTCCTGCCCTCTGGCTCCCTTATTTCAGGTTCTAAGCTTAACTACCACCTtgtcagagaagccttccctgaccacactCTCCAAAATTGGTTccatgcttatttttttttcatgtatccaatttattttctttatggtatGAATCCCAATCTAATTACttaatttgtttgcttatttaattgtatttgttCTCTTTGCTGCTAGAAGATAAGCTTTTTGAgagcttttcttttctatttccaaCACCTACTAGAGTTGCCTGGTACATATGAGGAGCTtgataaatacttattgagtaaATGTACGATTTTAAGAGGAAGTCATTATAATCTACATCATTATATACCAAGACAGAAATTAAAATCAGTTTGTGATCAGTATATAGGATAAGGGCATGGACTCTGAAGATGGTAAATCACAGCTCCATTAGCTGCTAGGTAAGCTATCATAGCCAACTTTTTTTATCTTTGCTAAGCCTCTGTTTCTGTTGTAAAATGGGAGCCATAATGGTGCTTGCCTCATACAGTTTtttcaaggattaaatgagataaccaaGCACAGCACCTTGATGGTAGAGCTCAATAAACACTAGCTAgtgatataatatatatattcattaacaTCTGACATGATGAAagacaaaatgataaaaagaaagatactATTAAGGACCTTGGTGTGAGgtacattgtgattttttttaataccaggattgttttcctttttaataactAACTTATGCCATAAACACAAATATCAACATATAATCCCAGAGACAGTCACAGACCAGGGCAGCAATCCTGATATACctagaaaacatatttgaaactGACAGTTCACATATCTGATCAGGTATTCCCAAAATATAAATGGCGTGTTACAGGaattttgagaattcttttaatttaagaaaaacaggGACAGAATTATGAATGTAAAGGTAAAACACAGGGACCATGACAATGGATCAGGAAATGGTTTCTCTTCTTTTGAGAGTCAGTAAATGAGTCAGAAATGGATTTAGGAAATTCTACGGAATGATTATTAGGGCTATGTCCATTACTCTTTTCCATACATCCTGGAGCAGAAGATCAGCCACTCAATgagtagcaaaaacaaaaatattcctttttgtttccctCGGTGCCCATAGCCCTGCACGTGCTTCTGAGGTGTACACGTACAGACCCCACCTTTCTAAATTTCTCTTCTTAGATCGGCTACTCCTGTCTTGTAATTATAGTCAGGCTGACATGAAGAGGTCACCTTGACTCCCCCAAACCAAATTAGCCAACAGGGCAGGTTTAAAAGCAATTACAGTAGCCCGTAGGAAATCACAATGGACTGCAACTAACACAGAAAAAACAATTACCATAATCAATACACTTTAAGCACATCAAAATGAGTGTTTCCACATGTCAAAATGGTTCCAGATTCACAAAGCAACCAAACTAAACAAAAAACACATTTAGTTTTCATAATGACTCTGCATGCATCTTTGCCTGATGTTGgatccttgctttttttttttttttttttttacaattctgtgatgctttgctttttaaaaaaaggaatagaaaaattttaatttttttcacctgGTCCTATTGCTCCACTTGGATTTCTCATCTGATtttagtttgtttgtttctagTCCTTCGTCCCTCTGCTCCTGCCGCTCCGTTCACCTCCTGTAATTTATCTTGGCCATTACTTTGCAGCCATTGAGTTTACACTTGACAGTGATTCAGCCTGTCTTTGATTCTGCTCACTTATGGGGCTTATTCTCTTCACATCTTCACCCTCTCTCCTCATAGCCTTCCTTTCACTTCAAATAATTTAGTgctgttcttttaaaatttatacccTATATAATGATATCCATATTAATATATCTTCTtttccccacttttctttcttttttttttaacttacccTGGCTGTGCTTTCTTAGACACAacataaaacaaaagcatttcaTAATTCTGATTGTTATAACTTCTGTCACATAATAATGCTTCTGATCTTCTTTGGTGACTaagccatttttcttttgctcagtTCCTTTCTGTGTCCACGTTTACTCGGGATCC of Manis javanica isolate MJ-LG chromosome 4, MJ_LKY, whole genome shotgun sequence contains these proteins:
- the WARS2 gene encoding tryptophan--tRNA ligase, mitochondrial isoform X2, which translates into the protein MMALRSTRKARECWSFIRALHKGPAAASACQVSEHIQLSWILTCMVSLPRLQHLHQWKAKAATQEHKRIVGLLTYPVLQAADILLYKSTHVPVGEDQVQHMELVQDLARGFNKKYGEFFPVPKSILTSMKKVKSLRDPSVKMSKSDPDKLATVRITDSQEEIVQKFRKAVTDFTSEVTYDPDSRRGVSNLVAIHAAVTGLSVEEVVRHSAGMDTAHYKLVVADAVIEKFAPIKSEIEKLKMDKGHLEKVLRVGSVKAKELAYPVCQEVKKLVGFL
- the WARS2 gene encoding tryptophan--tRNA ligase, mitochondrial isoform X1, with amino-acid sequence MMALRSTRKARECWSFIRALHKGPAAASACQKDAMRRVFSGIQPTGIPHLGNYLGAINNWVRLQEEHGSMLYSIVDLHSITVPQDPAILRQSILDMTAALLACGINPEKSILFQQSQVSEHIQLSWILTCMVSLPRLQHLHQWKAKAATQEHKRIVGLLTYPVLQAADILLYKSTHVPVGEDQVQHMELVQDLARGFNKKYGEFFPVPKSILTSMKKVKSLRDPSVKMSKSDPDKLATVRITDSQEEIVQKFRKAVTDFTSEVTYDPDSRRGVSNLVAIHAAVTGLSVEEVVRHSAGMDTAHYKLVVADAVIEKFAPIKSEIEKLKMDKGHLEKVLRVGSVKAKELAYPVCQEVKKLVGFL